The Micromonospora sp. M71_S20 genome has a window encoding:
- a CDS encoding DUF2267 domain-containing protein translates to MAEQLHSAFESSMDKTNLILKDIEQAYGWPKEQRNQSYCALRTVLHLLRDRMPVQESVEFAAQLPVLVRGIYFDGWKPSDVPIKLNRDDFLLEVRQGFPYDVEGGPERVVQVVLDTLRRHVTQGEWEDVKATMPKDMANIIP, encoded by the coding sequence ATGGCTGAGCAGCTGCATTCCGCGTTCGAGTCCTCGATGGACAAGACCAACCTGATCCTCAAGGACATCGAGCAGGCCTATGGCTGGCCCAAGGAGCAACGCAACCAGTCCTACTGCGCGCTGCGCACGGTGCTGCACCTGCTGCGCGACCGGATGCCGGTGCAGGAGAGCGTGGAGTTCGCCGCGCAGCTGCCGGTGCTCGTGCGCGGGATCTACTTCGACGGCTGGAAGCCGTCGGACGTGCCGATCAAGCTCAACCGGGACGACTTCCTGCTGGAGGTCCGGCAGGGCTTCCCGTACGACGTGGAGGGCGGCCCGGAGCGCGTGGTGCAGGTGGTGCTCGACACCCTGCGCCGGCACGTGACCCAGGGCGAGTGGGAGGACGTGAAGGCCACCATGCCCAAGGACATGGCCAACATCATTCCCTGA
- a CDS encoding DUF72 domain-containing protein, translating to MILLGTSGWQYRDWRGPFYPTGLPQRLWLEHFAARFATVEVNNAFYRLPERDTFAAWRARTPDDFCVAVKMSRYLTHVKRLRDPAEPVARFLGRATALGDRLGPVLVQLPPNLPADPAALDATLRLFPTDVRVAVEPRHPSWWTDATRAVLERRRAALVWADRLGRPVAPRWRTADFGYLRLHEGRANPWPRYGRTSLASWIRRLADAFGDDEPAYVYFNNDPGGAAIVDATAFAALARRAGRSVSRVPGTPPVPDDRGEAVVSSAPA from the coding sequence ATGATCCTGCTCGGCACCTCGGGTTGGCAGTACCGCGACTGGCGGGGCCCCTTCTATCCGACCGGCCTGCCGCAGCGGCTCTGGCTGGAGCACTTCGCCGCCCGGTTCGCCACGGTGGAGGTGAACAACGCCTTCTACCGGCTGCCCGAGCGCGACACCTTCGCCGCCTGGCGGGCCCGCACCCCCGACGACTTCTGCGTGGCGGTGAAGATGAGCCGCTACCTCACCCACGTCAAGCGCCTGCGCGACCCCGCCGAGCCGGTGGCCCGCTTCCTGGGCCGGGCCACCGCGCTCGGCGACCGGCTCGGGCCCGTGCTGGTGCAGCTGCCGCCGAACCTGCCCGCCGACCCGGCGGCGCTGGACGCCACGCTGCGGCTCTTCCCCACCGACGTGCGGGTCGCCGTCGAGCCGCGGCACCCGTCGTGGTGGACCGACGCCACCCGTGCGGTGCTGGAGCGGCGGCGGGCGGCGCTGGTCTGGGCGGACCGGCTCGGCCGGCCCGTCGCGCCCCGCTGGCGCACCGCCGACTTCGGCTACCTGCGCCTGCACGAGGGGCGGGCCAACCCCTGGCCCCGGTACGGCCGCACCTCGCTCGCCTCCTGGATACGCCGGCTCGCCGACGCGTTCGGCGACGACGAGCCCGCGTACGTCTACTTCAACAACGACCCCGGCGGCGCCGCCATCGTCGACGCGACCGCCTTCGCCGCGCTCGCCCGCCGGGCCGGCCGGTCGGTCAGCCGTGTGCCCGGGACGCCGCCGGTTCCCGACGACCGGGGCGAGGCGGTGGTGTCGAGCGCGCCGGCGTGA
- a CDS encoding PIG-L deacetylase family protein — MVLPDQEVAMTEPTGPRPLEPVTEQWQRALAIVAHPDDLEFGAAAAVARWTAQGKQVGYCLVTSGEAGIDAMPPPRAREVREREQRESAALVGVETVEFLGLPDGVLEYGVPLRRALAGAVRRHRPEIVITNNFRDTWDGAYALNQADHIATGRAVLDAVRDAGNRWVFPEQLVDGVEPWNGVRQVWADSSPLATHGVDVTDTFARGVASLRAHEAYLTGLGDGGFDPEEFLEGLSRPVGDRLGVRHGAAFEVFPFDLQ, encoded by the coding sequence ATGGTCCTGCCCGACCAGGAGGTGGCGATGACCGAGCCGACCGGGCCGCGCCCGCTGGAGCCGGTGACCGAGCAGTGGCAGCGCGCGCTGGCGATCGTGGCGCACCCCGACGACCTGGAGTTCGGCGCCGCCGCCGCGGTCGCCCGCTGGACGGCGCAGGGCAAACAGGTCGGCTACTGCCTCGTCACCAGCGGCGAGGCCGGCATCGACGCGATGCCCCCGCCGCGGGCGAGGGAGGTCCGGGAGCGGGAGCAGCGCGAGTCCGCCGCCCTGGTCGGGGTGGAGACCGTGGAGTTCCTCGGCCTTCCCGACGGCGTCCTGGAGTACGGCGTGCCGCTGCGTCGTGCCCTCGCCGGGGCGGTCCGCCGGCACCGGCCCGAGATCGTGATCACCAACAACTTCCGGGACACCTGGGACGGCGCGTACGCCCTCAACCAGGCCGACCACATCGCCACCGGCCGGGCGGTGCTGGACGCCGTCCGCGACGCCGGCAACCGGTGGGTGTTCCCCGAGCAGCTCGTCGACGGGGTCGAGCCGTGGAACGGGGTGCGCCAGGTCTGGGCCGACTCCTCGCCCCTCGCCACGCACGGGGTGGACGTCACCGACACCTTCGCGCGGGGCGTTGCCTCGCTGAGGGCGCACGAGGCGTACCTGACCGGGCTGGGCGACGGCGGCTTCGACCCCGAGGAGTTCCTCGAAGGGCTCAGCCGCCCCGTCGGCGACCGGCTGGGCGTCCGCCACGGCGCCGCCTTCGAGGTCTTCCCCTTCGACCTTCAGTAG
- a CDS encoding cupin domain-containing protein has protein sequence MTDIDPPGGDRRPAVPSEASAALARCVSVEPAKFAAAHWGRTPLLSRADELPNRDGFTDLLSPADADELLSRRGLRTPFLRIAKDGQLVPAARFTGGGGAGAEIADQVLDERVLELYAGGATLVLQGLHRTWPALTDFTRELGTAVGQPLQVNAYLTPAGSQGFATHYDTHDVFVLQVDGRKHWRIHPPVLPDPLEKQPWGGRADEVAATADGPAALDVVLAPGDALYLPRGWLHSAQAQESSSLHLTVGVRALTRYAMVEELLALAAEDQRLRATLPFGTDVADPDAIEPELTETVEALRDWLLRADPAAVAARLRQRAWPAARPAPIRPLAQAAALAALDADTRLAPRPGLRWRLTPRGDQVALVLFDRTITLPASCAPAVRALLGAGSVRVGDLPGLDDDADRLTLARRLLREAVLVPA, from the coding sequence ATGACTGACATCGACCCGCCGGGCGGCGACCGCCGCCCGGCGGTTCCGTCCGAGGCCTCCGCCGCGCTCGCCCGCTGTGTGTCGGTCGAGCCGGCGAAGTTCGCCGCCGCCCACTGGGGACGCACGCCGCTGCTCTCCCGCGCCGACGAGCTGCCCAACCGGGACGGCTTCACCGACCTGCTCAGCCCCGCCGACGCCGACGAGCTGCTCAGCCGCCGCGGCCTGCGTACCCCGTTCCTGCGGATCGCCAAGGACGGCCAGCTCGTGCCGGCGGCCCGTTTCACCGGCGGCGGCGGCGCCGGCGCCGAGATCGCCGACCAGGTCCTCGACGAGCGCGTGCTGGAGCTGTACGCCGGCGGCGCCACCCTCGTCCTGCAGGGCCTGCACCGCACCTGGCCGGCCCTGACCGACTTCACCCGCGAGCTCGGCACCGCCGTCGGGCAGCCGTTGCAGGTCAACGCCTACCTGACCCCGGCCGGCAGCCAGGGTTTCGCCACCCACTACGACACCCACGACGTCTTCGTCCTCCAGGTCGACGGCCGCAAGCACTGGCGGATCCACCCGCCGGTGCTGCCGGACCCGCTGGAGAAGCAGCCGTGGGGCGGCCGGGCCGACGAGGTCGCCGCCACCGCCGACGGGCCCGCCGCGCTGGACGTGGTGCTCGCCCCCGGTGACGCGCTCTACCTGCCCCGCGGCTGGCTGCACAGTGCGCAGGCCCAGGAGTCCAGCTCGCTGCACCTGACCGTCGGCGTCCGGGCGCTGACCCGCTACGCCATGGTCGAGGAGCTGCTCGCCCTCGCCGCCGAGGACCAGCGGCTGCGCGCCACGCTGCCGTTCGGCACCGACGTCGCCGACCCGGACGCGATCGAGCCGGAGCTGACCGAGACGGTGGAGGCGCTGCGGGACTGGCTGCTGCGGGCCGACCCGGCGGCCGTCGCCGCGCGGCTGCGGCAGCGCGCCTGGCCGGCCGCCCGGCCCGCACCCATCCGACCCCTGGCCCAGGCCGCCGCGCTGGCGGCGCTGGACGCCGACACCCGGCTCGCACCGCGACCCGGCCTGCGCTGGCGGCTCACCCCACGCGGTGACCAGGTCGCGCTGGTGCTGTTCGACCGCACGATCACCCTGCCCGCGTCGTGCGCGCCGGCCGTGCGGGCCCTGCTCGGCGCCGGGTCCGTCCGGGTCGGCGATCTGCCGGGCCTGGACGACGACGCCGACCGGCTGACCCTGGCCCGCCGCCTCCTGCGCGAGGCGGTGCTGGTCCCCGCCTGA
- a CDS encoding FtsK/SpoIIIE domain-containing protein translates to MADRRSQLVTRVRGMLGEALGATRTRLSTAQAELTTARERLAKVRRAAAVVPERVGAQRDRRLAEIDDRHAARIAELARRAADAAQREAPGAASADWTRWRPTPTRRAEPPGALRIGTVRIPGAEPVPALVPLLDAGHVELTGDDREGCDAVVSALLLRGVGRADPGAVRLVGYDPEHLGGGLAGFAPLGTAGLLTFVGPGGLARLLDDLVEQIRRINETVLAGEYVSLRELAAATGRRPEPWRVAVLLGGDELSRHERGQLDRVVRTGAACGVHLVVRGVSLPEDPTVTRVGAHADGARIGGPAGLPVRLDPPPPPVLVTETCREVAARVNAGPAPTPFTDLLPPVEQMWREDSATGLTAPIGEGPHGRPVLLTLGDYPPHALIGGPSGTGKTNLIFAWIGALAARYSPAELEFYLLDFKEGVSFARFAKGRRDPSWLPHMRLVGINVNTDREFGLALLRFLAEELRRRADAAKKHEVTKLAELRAVDPTGHWPRIVAVVDEFQMLLAGRDVVAREAADLLEDLARRGRSQGIHLVLASQDVRGIEALWGRPALVAQFTLRIALPKALRILAERNDAAQSLPRHHAVVNAESGMAEGNQVARIPSASDWETWSELQHRLWRMRPQDAAPARLFDGDAIPRLADAPDFRALTAPETGHPRTPVALLGEIIDVQSRSAALRLPRAPGRNLAVLGTRVDEACAVLDAAARSLARQHRPGTARFSIACLDPDADPAARSLYEDLADDAAWYDEETVGELMAETAEGLGAPGTPHYLLLFAVDAAAGALAARIGRRTGLEELRRILHDGPERRTHVLAWWRGVARMRADLGGPAARTDQIGAWVALDAHGGELGSSLYPGTGGPDWYPRPWRGLFFDRAVHRTGQVIIPYGPAR, encoded by the coding sequence ATGGCTGACCGGCGCAGCCAGCTGGTCACCCGGGTCCGGGGCATGCTTGGCGAGGCCCTCGGCGCCACCCGGACCCGGCTGTCCACCGCGCAGGCCGAGCTGACCACCGCCCGGGAGCGGCTGGCGAAGGTCCGGCGGGCCGCGGCGGTGGTGCCGGAGCGGGTGGGCGCGCAGCGTGACCGGCGGCTGGCGGAGATCGACGATCGGCACGCCGCCCGGATCGCGGAGCTGGCCCGGCGCGCGGCGGACGCGGCGCAGCGGGAGGCCCCCGGAGCGGCCTCGGCGGACTGGACGCGGTGGCGACCGACCCCGACCCGGCGGGCCGAGCCGCCGGGCGCGCTGCGCATCGGCACGGTACGCATCCCCGGCGCCGAACCGGTGCCGGCGCTGGTGCCGCTGCTCGACGCCGGCCACGTCGAGCTGACCGGGGACGACCGGGAGGGCTGCGACGCGGTGGTGTCGGCGTTGCTGCTGCGCGGCGTCGGGCGCGCCGATCCGGGCGCCGTCCGGCTGGTCGGTTACGACCCCGAGCACCTGGGCGGCGGCCTGGCCGGTTTCGCCCCCCTCGGCACCGCCGGGCTGCTCACCTTCGTCGGCCCGGGCGGGCTGGCCCGGCTGCTCGACGACCTGGTCGAGCAGATCCGCCGGATCAACGAGACGGTGCTGGCCGGGGAGTACGTCTCGCTGCGCGAGCTGGCCGCCGCCACCGGCCGCCGGCCCGAGCCGTGGCGGGTGGCGGTGCTGCTGGGCGGGGACGAGCTGTCGCGGCACGAACGCGGCCAGCTCGACCGGGTGGTCCGCACCGGGGCGGCCTGCGGCGTGCACCTGGTGGTGCGGGGCGTGTCGCTGCCCGAGGATCCCACCGTGACCCGGGTGGGCGCGCACGCCGACGGCGCCCGGATCGGCGGGCCGGCCGGCCTGCCCGTACGCCTCGACCCGCCGCCCCCACCGGTCCTGGTCACCGAGACCTGCCGGGAGGTGGCGGCGCGGGTCAACGCCGGCCCCGCACCGACCCCGTTCACCGACCTGCTGCCGCCGGTGGAGCAGATGTGGCGGGAGGATTCCGCCACCGGGCTGACCGCCCCGATCGGCGAGGGCCCGCACGGCCGGCCGGTGCTGCTCACCCTGGGCGACTACCCGCCGCACGCACTGATCGGCGGCCCGTCCGGCACCGGCAAGACGAACCTGATCTTCGCCTGGATCGGGGCGCTGGCCGCCCGCTACTCCCCCGCCGAGCTGGAGTTCTACCTCCTGGACTTCAAGGAGGGGGTGTCCTTCGCCCGGTTCGCCAAGGGCCGGCGGGACCCGAGCTGGCTGCCGCACATGCGGCTCGTCGGGATCAACGTCAACACCGACCGGGAGTTCGGCCTGGCGTTGCTGCGCTTCCTCGCGGAGGAGCTGCGCCGGCGGGCCGACGCCGCGAAGAAGCACGAAGTCACCAAGCTCGCCGAGCTGCGCGCGGTCGACCCCACGGGGCACTGGCCGCGGATCGTCGCGGTGGTCGACGAGTTCCAGATGCTGCTGGCCGGGCGGGACGTGGTCGCCCGGGAGGCCGCCGACCTGCTGGAGGACCTGGCCCGGCGCGGTCGGTCGCAGGGCATCCACCTGGTGCTCGCCTCGCAGGACGTACGCGGCATCGAGGCGCTGTGGGGCCGTCCGGCCCTGGTCGCGCAGTTCACGTTGCGCATCGCGCTGCCGAAGGCGCTGCGGATCCTCGCCGAGCGCAACGACGCCGCCCAGTCCCTGCCGCGCCACCACGCGGTGGTCAACGCCGAGTCGGGCATGGCGGAGGGCAACCAGGTGGCCCGGATCCCGTCGGCCAGCGACTGGGAGACGTGGAGCGAGTTGCAGCACCGGCTGTGGCGGATGCGCCCGCAGGACGCCGCGCCGGCCCGGCTCTTCGACGGCGACGCGATCCCCCGCCTCGCCGACGCGCCGGACTTCCGGGCGCTGACCGCGCCGGAGACGGGGCACCCGCGTACGCCGGTGGCACTGCTCGGCGAGATCATCGACGTGCAGTCCCGCTCGGCGGCGTTGCGGCTGCCCCGCGCTCCCGGCCGCAACCTGGCGGTGCTCGGCACCCGGGTGGACGAGGCGTGCGCGGTGCTCGACGCGGCGGCCCGCTCCCTGGCCCGCCAGCACCGCCCCGGCACGGCCCGCTTCTCGATCGCCTGCCTCGACCCGGACGCCGACCCGGCGGCCCGGTCCCTCTACGAGGATCTCGCCGACGACGCCGCCTGGTACGACGAGGAGACGGTCGGCGAGCTGATGGCCGAGACCGCCGAGGGGCTCGGCGCGCCGGGCACCCCGCACTACCTGCTGCTGTTCGCCGTCGACGCGGCGGCCGGGGCATTGGCCGCGCGGATCGGCCGGCGCACCGGGCTGGAGGAGCTGCGCCGGATCCTGCACGACGGGCCGGAGCGGCGCACCCACGTGCTGGCCTGGTGGCGCGGCGTCGCCCGGATGCGGGCGGACCTGGGCGGGCCGGCGGCCCGCACGGACCAGATCGGCGCCTGGGTGGCGCTGGACGCCCACGGCGGCGAGCTGGGTTCGTCGCTGTATCCGGGCACCGGCGGCCCGGACTGGTATCCCCGCCCCTGGCGGGGGCTGTTCTTCGACCGGGCGGTGCACCGCACCGGCCAGGTGATCATCCCCTACGGACCGGCGCGATGA
- a CDS encoding ATP-dependent Clp protease ATP-binding subunit, translating to MMGPGDFGSDPWDEFLARYFGRGEGGRRPAHRVDITRLMTADAREMLADAARRAAQRQSSDLDTDHLLWAALQREPLRDLVRRAGADPDTLLNALGGRGDGAPKGEVPPNLSLTPAAKRALLDAHQLSRAMGANYIGPEHILMALPLNPESPAGRMLAAGRIQPESLQAASAERGPMTGPRPDRGTPTLDQYGQDLTDLARNDQIDPVIGRAEEIEQAVEILSRRTKNNPVLIGEAGVGKTAIVEGLAERICDGDVPQTLLGKRVIQLDLAGLVAGTRYRGDFEERLKKVIDEIRAHRDELIVFLDEIHTLVGAGGAGSEGGMDASNMLKPALARGELRVIGATTLDEYRKSIEKDAALARRFQPVFVPEPTVDDTVAILRGLRDRYEAHHQVRFTDEALVAAAELSDRYVTDRFLPDKAIDLIDQAGARVRLRTRTPASDVRELETQLDEVRRDKEQAVADEQYEKASALRDQLAELEEQIRRARGDEGGSSQVPAVGPQEIAEVVSRATGIPISQLTEEERDRLLRLEGHLHEKVVGQEDAVTAVAEAVRRSRAGLADPDRPMGSFLFLGPTGVGKTELARALAEALFGEADRMVRVDMSEFQERHTVSRLVGAPPGYVGYEEAGQLTEAVRRRPYAVVLLDEIEKAHPDVFNILLQVLDDGRLTDSQGRTVNFKNTVLIMTSNLGSELITGAQRAVGFGTGADGGEQERDELRERLMRRLQENFRPEFLNRIDEVIIFRRLEAEQLRQITGLLLEETRRRLHAQDIQVHFTTAAVDWIAEHGYQPEFGARPLRRVIQREVDNQLSRMLLESAVSPGQKITVDARDGRLAFDVTAGERGYTPATTSHPR from the coding sequence ATGATGGGACCCGGTGACTTCGGCTCCGACCCCTGGGACGAGTTCCTGGCCCGGTACTTCGGCCGGGGCGAGGGTGGACGCCGACCCGCGCACCGGGTCGACATCACCCGGCTGATGACCGCCGACGCCAGGGAGATGCTGGCCGACGCGGCCCGCCGGGCCGCCCAGCGGCAGAGCAGCGACCTCGACACGGACCACCTGCTCTGGGCCGCGCTGCAACGCGAACCGCTGCGCGATCTCGTCCGCCGCGCCGGCGCCGACCCGGACACGCTGCTCAACGCGCTCGGCGGGCGCGGCGACGGCGCGCCCAAGGGCGAGGTGCCGCCCAACCTGTCGCTCACCCCCGCGGCCAAGCGGGCGCTGCTCGACGCCCACCAGCTGTCCCGGGCGATGGGCGCCAACTACATCGGGCCCGAGCACATCCTGATGGCGCTGCCGCTGAACCCGGAGTCCCCGGCCGGACGGATGCTCGCCGCCGGCCGGATCCAGCCCGAGTCGTTGCAGGCGGCCAGCGCCGAGCGCGGGCCGATGACCGGGCCCCGGCCCGACCGTGGCACGCCCACCCTCGACCAGTACGGCCAGGACCTCACCGACCTGGCCCGCAACGACCAGATCGACCCGGTGATCGGCCGGGCCGAGGAGATCGAGCAGGCCGTCGAGATCCTGTCCCGGCGGACGAAGAACAACCCGGTGCTGATCGGCGAGGCCGGCGTCGGCAAGACCGCGATCGTGGAGGGCCTGGCGGAGCGGATCTGCGACGGCGACGTGCCGCAGACGCTGCTGGGCAAGCGGGTGATCCAGCTCGACCTGGCCGGCCTGGTGGCGGGAACCCGGTACCGGGGCGACTTCGAGGAGCGGCTGAAGAAGGTCATCGACGAGATCCGGGCGCACCGCGACGAGCTGATCGTCTTCCTGGACGAGATCCACACCCTGGTCGGCGCGGGCGGGGCGGGCAGCGAGGGCGGCATGGACGCCTCGAACATGCTCAAGCCGGCGCTGGCCCGGGGCGAACTGCGGGTGATCGGCGCGACCACGCTGGACGAGTACCGCAAGAGCATCGAGAAGGACGCGGCGCTGGCCCGCCGGTTCCAGCCGGTGTTCGTGCCGGAGCCCACCGTGGACGACACCGTGGCGATCCTGCGCGGGCTGCGCGACCGCTACGAGGCCCACCACCAGGTGCGGTTCACCGACGAGGCGTTGGTCGCCGCGGCCGAGCTGTCCGACCGGTACGTGACCGACCGGTTCCTGCCGGACAAGGCGATCGACCTGATCGACCAGGCCGGCGCCCGGGTCCGGCTGCGCACCCGCACCCCGGCCTCCGACGTGCGGGAGCTGGAGACGCAGCTCGACGAGGTACGCCGGGACAAGGAGCAGGCCGTCGCCGACGAGCAGTACGAGAAGGCGTCCGCGCTGCGCGACCAGCTCGCCGAGCTGGAGGAGCAGATCCGCCGGGCCCGGGGCGACGAGGGCGGCTCGTCGCAGGTGCCGGCCGTCGGGCCGCAGGAGATCGCGGAGGTGGTCTCCCGCGCCACCGGCATCCCGATCAGCCAGCTCACCGAGGAGGAACGCGACCGGCTGCTGCGGCTGGAGGGCCACCTGCACGAGAAGGTGGTCGGCCAGGAGGACGCGGTCACCGCGGTCGCCGAGGCGGTCCGCCGCTCGCGTGCCGGGTTGGCCGACCCGGACCGCCCGATGGGCAGCTTCCTCTTCCTCGGGCCCACCGGCGTCGGCAAGACCGAGCTGGCCCGGGCTCTCGCGGAGGCGCTGTTCGGCGAGGCCGACCGGATGGTCCGGGTGGACATGAGCGAGTTCCAGGAGCGGCACACGGTCAGCCGGCTCGTCGGCGCCCCGCCCGGGTACGTCGGCTACGAGGAGGCCGGCCAGCTCACCGAGGCGGTCCGCCGCCGCCCGTACGCGGTGGTGCTGCTCGACGAGATCGAGAAGGCTCACCCCGACGTGTTCAACATCCTGCTCCAGGTGCTCGACGACGGGCGGCTCACCGACAGCCAGGGCCGTACGGTCAACTTCAAGAACACCGTACTGATCATGACGAGCAACCTCGGCTCGGAACTGATCACCGGCGCCCAGCGCGCCGTCGGGTTCGGCACCGGCGCGGACGGCGGCGAGCAGGAGCGCGACGAGCTGCGCGAGCGGCTGATGCGCCGGCTCCAGGAGAACTTCCGACCGGAGTTCCTCAACCGCATCGACGAGGTGATCATCTTCCGCCGGCTGGAGGCCGAGCAGCTGCGCCAGATCACCGGCCTGCTGCTGGAGGAGACCCGCCGTCGCCTGCACGCGCAGGACATCCAGGTGCACTTCACCACCGCCGCCGTCGACTGGATCGCCGAGCACGGCTACCAGCCGGAGTTCGGCGCCCGGCCGTTGCGCCGGGTCATCCAGCGGGAGGTGGACAACCAGCTCTCCCGGATGCTGCTGGAGTCGGCGGTCTCGCCCGGCCAGAAGATCACCGTGGACGCCCGCGACGGGCGACTCGCCTTCGACGTCACGGCCGGCGAGCGCGGCTACACCCCGGCCACGACGTCCCATCCCCGATGA
- a CDS encoding DUF3140 domain-containing protein → MVREQRLEPDVEVLWDDFHAQVNVPSEQLRQWLLTRGSGEESFGPDPDLDLPGLGRRILRVLTKRKVDLTPEDIRVMRDAIDEIQSLLDEKPPRGNADDEWRHSLLDLGHDVLVER, encoded by the coding sequence ATGGTACGCGAGCAGCGGCTCGAACCCGATGTGGAGGTGCTCTGGGACGACTTCCACGCCCAGGTGAACGTCCCGTCGGAGCAGTTGCGGCAGTGGTTGCTCACCCGCGGCTCCGGGGAGGAGTCGTTCGGGCCCGACCCGGATCTCGACCTGCCCGGGTTGGGCCGGCGGATCCTGCGGGTGCTGACCAAACGCAAGGTCGACCTCACGCCGGAGGACATCCGGGTGATGCGGGACGCGATCGACGAGATCCAGTCCCTGCTGGACGAGAAGCCGCCGCGCGGCAACGCCGACGACGAGTGGCGGCACTCCCTGCTCGACCTGGGCCACGACGTGCTCGTCGAACGCTGA
- a CDS encoding LysR family transcriptional regulator: MNLELRHLRVVCAIAETGSVTKAASTLGLAQPALTAQLQRIERTLGGPLFERDRRGARPTALGELVLARARVLLPAMKGLQDEAARLAGAGDTPRRYRFGGVNSPILGRLVHRLAAEPPPAQITTHASWSADELAQLVAGGRLDFALIGVCGDAAPPAELGLSWREVAVDPVLVLLPEQHPLAGHAEVSLVDLSREQWVAAPGDGCFGDCFAAACARAGFTPRKVYETDVRCCIDMVDSGEAIALCQATFRPVAGLVTRMLAGTPLRWRLMLGWHPDSPAARDAELVLETALAAYTDSLAAHPEYLAWLLRNPGYGARRLTAAGTDGVRTA; this comes from the coding sequence ATGAATCTGGAGCTGCGACACCTGAGGGTGGTCTGCGCGATCGCGGAGACGGGGAGCGTGACCAAGGCGGCATCGACGCTCGGCCTGGCCCAGCCGGCACTCACCGCCCAGCTCCAGCGCATCGAGCGGACCCTGGGCGGGCCCCTGTTCGAACGGGACCGCCGCGGCGCGCGCCCCACCGCCCTCGGCGAGCTGGTGCTCGCCCGGGCGCGGGTGCTGCTGCCGGCGATGAAGGGCCTGCAGGACGAGGCGGCCCGGCTGGCCGGCGCCGGGGACACGCCGCGCCGCTACCGGTTCGGCGGGGTGAACAGCCCCATCCTCGGCCGGCTCGTGCACCGGCTCGCCGCCGAGCCCCCACCCGCACAGATCACCACCCACGCCTCCTGGTCGGCCGACGAGCTGGCCCAGCTGGTCGCCGGAGGCCGGCTGGACTTTGCGCTGATCGGGGTGTGCGGCGACGCGGCCCCGCCCGCCGAGCTCGGGTTGAGCTGGCGGGAGGTGGCGGTCGACCCGGTGCTGGTGCTGCTGCCGGAGCAGCACCCGCTGGCCGGGCACGCCGAGGTGAGCCTGGTGGACCTGAGCCGCGAGCAGTGGGTCGCCGCGCCCGGCGACGGCTGCTTCGGCGACTGCTTCGCCGCCGCCTGCGCCCGCGCCGGCTTCACCCCCCGCAAGGTGTACGAGACCGACGTGCGCTGCTGCATCGACATGGTGGACTCCGGCGAGGCGATCGCGCTCTGCCAGGCCACCTTCCGCCCGGTCGCCGGGTTGGTCACCCGGATGCTGGCCGGCACGCCGCTGCGCTGGCGGCTGATGCTGGGCTGGCATCCCGACTCCCCCGCCGCCCGCGACGCCGAACTGGTGCTGGAGACCGCGCTGGCCGCGTACACCGACTCGCTCGCGGCCCACCCGGAGTACCTGGCCTGGCTGTTGCGCAACCCGGGCTACGGGGCGCGGAGGCTGACGGCCGCCGGGACCGACGGGGTGCGAACCGCGTAG
- a CDS encoding hemerythrin domain-containing protein produces the protein MTVPLPPLPPTGEDEGFRPGGRSIADILDAEHRQLRELLRRLTDPGPEPAPERGLEVLTAALSRHLSAEEQYLLPAVRSALPDAADRIDRAIADDRALLTALKGLADEGLADVAARVHRHVEEAGALVAALREVASAEELIRLGNRLEIAEEAAPTRPHPGTPATPPWNRVVEPAVGVVDKVRDAVTGRPTYLADLTERPPG, from the coding sequence ATGACCGTTCCCCTGCCACCGCTGCCGCCGACCGGAGAGGACGAGGGCTTCCGACCGGGCGGGCGCAGCATCGCCGACATCCTCGACGCCGAGCACCGGCAACTGCGGGAGCTGCTGCGGCGGCTCACCGACCCGGGCCCGGAGCCCGCCCCCGAGCGCGGCCTGGAGGTGCTCACGGCGGCGCTGTCCCGGCACCTCTCCGCCGAGGAGCAGTACCTGCTGCCCGCCGTCCGGAGCGCGTTGCCCGACGCGGCGGACCGGATCGACCGGGCCATCGCGGACGACCGGGCCCTGCTGACCGCCCTGAAGGGGCTCGCCGACGAGGGACTCGCCGACGTCGCCGCGCGGGTCCACCGCCACGTCGAGGAGGCGGGCGCGCTCGTCGCGGCGCTGCGCGAGGTGGCCAGCGCCGAGGAGCTGATCCGCCTGGGCAACCGGCTGGAGATCGCCGAGGAGGCGGCCCCGACGCGCCCGCACCCCGGCACCCCGGCGACCCCGCCGTGGAACCGGGTCGTCGAGCCCGCCGTGGGCGTCGTCGACAAGGTCCGCGACGCCGTCACCGGCCGCCCCACGTACCTGGCCGACCTCACCGAACGGCCGCCGGGCTGA